The nucleotide sequence TCCACTGTAAGCCGCAGCGGTCGGACCGCGGAGACCCAATGGGCAATAAAGGACCAATTTAAGCAGTTTGCTCTTCTGGAGGTGACGTTGAAAACCGGGCGAACACACCAGATACGGGTGCATTGTGCGTCTATCCAGCATCCCATTGTGGGCGATAAAGTTTATCGGCCCCGGAAGCTGGAAAAAACAATTGCCAGACAAAGCCGCCGTCCGGACGAGATCCTGCAGGTCTTAAAATCAGCCAGGCGTCAGATGCTGCATGCCTGGCGACTGGGCCTTGCCCATCCGCAAAGCGATGAATGGATGGTGTTTGAATCCCCGCTGCCGCCGGATATGGCTCAGCTGATCAAACAAATCCAGGAGGCGGGTTTATAGGTTCAAAGTTTAAAGGTTCAAAGGTTCCTGAAAGATTGAACCCTGAACCCTGAACGCTGAACCTTTGAACCCTTTATGCCTTGATAATCAGGTAGGTTAAATATCCCACATAACAGGCGAGCAGAAGGGCGCCGCCTTTGCGGTCGACGGTATAGGTTCGGCGCATCAGCAGCCAGGGCAAAAAACTGGTGAACAGCATCACCAGGTAATCGATCCACAGCCCGCTTTCAAAAAAGCCGCCGGGAATCGGAATCGGCCGCACCAGAGAGGCGGCGCCTAGCACGCTCATGATATTAAACACGTTGCTGCCGACCAGGTTGCCGATACTGATATCCATTTCACCGCGCATGGCAGCCACCACAGATGTGGCCAGCTCAGGCAGGGAGGTGCCAAAGGCCACGATGGTCAGTCCGATAAATTTTTCACTGACACCCAGCTCCGTCATTATGTAAACGGCGCTCTCGACCACCATCTGGGCCCCACCGACCACACCGGCGATGCCGACAACTACCAGCAAAATCTGCTTTGATCTGGAAGCAATATAGCCGATATCTTCCAGTTCGGATTCGATCGCCGCGGTCATCTCACCACCGCCGGCTTGCCGGGTTTCCTTTTTGGCCAGGTAATAATTGATAAAGGTGTAGGCGATGATGCCGCCGAAAAGCGTGGCGCCTTCAATGCGGCCCAGAGTGCTATTGAGCGAAAGGACCAGCAAATACAGGGAAATGCCCAGCATGATCGGTATATCGCGCCGGATGACCGATGGATCACTTTTGATGGGGTTAAATAAGGCCGACAATCCCAATACCAGGGCAATGTTGCAGATATTGCTGCCGATCACATTGCCGACCGCAATCATGCTTTTGCCTTTAATGGATGAGATCAAGCTCACCACCAGCTCGGGGGCTGATGTGCCGAAAGCCACTACTGTCAGACCAATGACAATCGGGGTCACCCCCAGGCTGCGTGCCAGGCTGGAGGAGCCTTTGACCAGCCACTCAGCCCCAAAATAAAGCAATACAAATCCGATCAGGCACAGCACGATGTAAAGCAACATACCCCTTAACTCCTTTCAGAACCGCTGAGCATGGTCAACCTATTTCAAGCGTCGCCTGCGATCCAGCTGCAATTGGGCACCGATGAAAGCGGGTAGAGATTCTGATGTGTCAAATTTTGAGCAGCGATCATAGGCGAGACCTGACCGGGTGTCAAGGGGATATCCGTGTTCGGAAAACCTTAAGAAAGCATTTAAAACCTAAGTTGGCAGTCCTGACAGGGTGGTATTATCGGGCGCGAAATGACATAACTAATTGGAATTTATATTTTTATACACCAATATACAGCTGCTGATCATTTTGCTCTTGACCTTTCCATTCTGTTGGTACATGATTCTGCTTGCGTTTCCCGGATGCTTCTTATACAACACTTTGTGGTATAAAAAAGGACAGATGGAGACCATACAGTTTTAAAATTATCAGGCTGAAAGGAGGTGAAGCACCGGACATTTTCAGGTTGAGTTAATTAGAACAGAGCCTTTTCGAAAACATTGACACTCAGTTTGGAATGTTTGTTTGCAACCCAACTAACCAAGAAGAAGGAGGCAAATAAAATGAGCAACGGAAACAACAGGACCCCGCTACTGCAAAATGAAGATTGGTGGGCCTGTTTCATTGGCTGGTTTATTTTGCTGTTAGCTGTCTGGGGTGTGCTCCCGGCAACGCCCAAAATCGCCACATGGACCAGCCTGACAGCAGCCTTCCCCAAAGGGTGGTCGACCGTAGGGACGGCGATCGTTTTATGCCTTACCATGGGGATTCTGACATTTATCGGCGGCATCTTCATGAAATATGATTTGAAGAATTACATCCCGGGCTTTACCGTCATTTTTGCCATCACCGTCGTGTCCATGGTGATATCCAAGCAGGCGTTTATCAAAAAGTGGGGTATTTCTTATGTCCTATTCGCCCTGGCTTTCGGCCTGATCATCAGCAACATATTCAAGGTGCCCAAAATGCTCAAAGCTGCCGGCCAGACCGAATTTTTTGTTAAAATCGGTCTGGTGTGCATGGGAGCCACCATCATGTTTTCGGTGGTTCTGAAAGCCGGTGTTTTCGGCGTGATGCAGGCGGTACTGGTGGCAACAGTGGTGTGGTTCGGCACCTACTGGATCTGCCGCAAATTCAAGGTGTCGGAGCGCTTCAGCAGCATTATTGCAACGGCCAACGCCATTTGCGGTGTTTCCGCCAGTATTGCCGCCGGCGGCGCCGTCCAGGGTGATCCCAAAGAGGTGAGCTACATGGTGGCCTGGGTCCTGGTATGCGCGGTGGTCCTGATTCTGGTGATGCCGCCGATTGCGGCATGGCTGGATCTGCCGACCAATCAAGGGGGCGCCTGGCTTGGCGGTGTGATCGACAACACCGGCGCGGTGATTGCCGCCGGTGAAATCCTGCGCGACAAGGCCGGCAATCCAAGCCAAGCGGCAGTTGAAGCCGCCGCCATGGTAAAGATGGCCCAGAATGTGATGATCGGCCTGGTGGCCTTTCTAATGGCCATATGGGCGACCATGTCGCTGGAGAAAAAAGAGGGCGTTGAGAAGCCCGGTTTCAGCGAGGTGTGGTACCGCTTCCCCAAATTCGTGGTCGGATTTATGGTGGCTTCTCTGGTGGTTTCTTTTATCATCGAGCCTTCGATGGGCAAAAAAGCGGCCAAGGCCGTCTCCAAAGCTTGCAAGAGCTATCGCAGCTGGTTTTTTGCAATGTGCTTTGTGGCCATTGGATTGGAAACCGACTTTAAAGAGTTGGTGACTGTCGGCGGCGGACGACCGGCCATTGCCTACTGGTTATCTCAGACCGCAAATGCTATCTGGACTCTGTTTATTTCCTGGGTACTGTGGTCTGGCACTTTTATCACTCCGCCGATTCTGCCGGACTAAACACTAAATTGAGATATAGACATTTAAAGGCGCTCTTTTCTGAAGAGCGCCTTTCTTTTTGTGTCGCTCAAAATTGTCAGCGCCACTAACAGCACTCATCTATCGCAAATTCAAAAATGGTTTCCGTTTCTGGTGTTTTTTTTGGGATTTGACAAGTCGTTTCAGGTGATTTTCACCGCTCTCCATAGAATTTTACAGATAAATGGAATTGCGGTATAAGCTATTGTAGAAATAAAACGTTTGCTCATCGCAACGCATATTTAACAACCGCTATAAAGCTTTATTCCCATAACCGGCCACTGAAGGATATTGCCCTATGGAAAAACCCAAGATGATCCTGATAGCGGAAGAAAAACTGGCCCGCGAAGTGACCCTGGGTGTTATCGTGACCCGGCCGCTGACCGTCTGGCATTATATCATTCCGGGCATGTTCATCATTGATTTCCTGCGTCGCGGCAGCGCCCTGAAAAAATATACCGAGAATTTCCTTTTTCCCCGAAAATTGGCCGTTGATGCCGCTCAGGCACTTGCCCAGGGTGAACCTGAAGCTGATGTGTTCGAACACATTGAAAACGACACCCGGGTGTGGTTAAATTCCCTTGATTTGTATTCCACGGGGCTGCTGCAAGCCCAGGTGGGCGCTATTAAATTGCTGGCTGACCACTACGGCATGCTGCTAAAAGAGGACGGCTTAAGTGTTTATGCTTTGATGAAAGCCGCTTACCAAAACCAGGAGAACCTGCAGACATTCTTTGAGGAATTAACGGCTGCGGAAGCCGAGGTGGATCGCGAGCTGCTTGCCAAAAAGGGCGAAAACGAGAAACTCAAAGAGAAGATCTTGGCTGAACAAAAGCAGCTTGAAGAGAGGCGGGCAAAGATAATTGAAGAAGTTTTCTAATTCAGTGTTATCGAATCATGGTAAAAGATAAAGTCGTTCATATCATTTTCTTCCAGGCGCTATGAATGGCAAATTGCCTGTGGCCTGATATTTGGGATGATATTAACATTTTCGCATAACCAAAATTTTAGATGCTAAACATCCCAAATACCAGGCCGCTACCATCTGATAAGGTATCTTATCAACATAGCGCCTTCCAGAAAACGACATGACCGACCTCGATAACTGTCACAGAACGAAAGACAGGGATTTAATAGAAAAGATGGAGCATAGCGACACTGCAATTTTAGTCACTTTAGTTCATTTTAGGCATTTTAGGCACTTGTTAATTTTGCCGAAGTCATGATTTGAGGCTTAACCATTTATAACATATCTTAACCCAGCGGAGAGACATTGACTGAGGATTATCACAAAAAATATAAAATCATACTGGAAAAAGAGGAATCCAGGGCCCGGACACTGGCGCTTTCATTGATCAAACCGAAACAGCTGACGGTCTGGGAAATCTTGATTCCGGTCATTTTTATCCTCAATTATGTTAAATTGAAGCATTCCAGGGAGATTTTTATCCAGAACCAGATGTTTACCAAGAAGATGGCGCTGGATGCAGCCCTGGACATGAAAAAAAAAGACGCCCCCAAAACAGCGGTTATGGCGCAGATCGATTCCAAGACGAAAGAACTGGTGGCCTCGGTACCGAACGGTATTTATTCTGATGATATTCGCCAGCAGCAACTGAGTGAAGTGGAGTTGCTCATTGACCATTACACCGCGCTCTTAAGCGCACCCGGCATGGATCATGCCGCCCTGGTGACACACGCCTATCAAACGGCAGCGGATTATTCATCCTTTTTGACAACACTGCAATCGGCTGAAAAAGCGGTCATTGACGCCGCGCACCGGACGCTGGGCAGCAAGGCCGATACCCAGACGGCCGCCAAAATTGAATCGATCACCGAAAACATGCGCGCGGCAGAAGTTAACAACCTATATTCACCCCCATCCCAGCCATGAGATGCTAAATCGTAACGAACAGGAGCATATTTTCCAACACGCATATGTGCCGGAGCATTTAATCCAGTACGCGACGGCAGTCTCCGGCGGCACGCCTTTTTATGTTCAGGGCTACCTGTGTTATCGGCAGCGAAACCATCTCATTCTTATCGGATATCCCCTGGCAGACCCTCCTGAGAAGCTCTCACAGGTATACCCGGTGGTCTGTGAGCGGTTCAACCCGGATGCCATCACGCTGGTTGCCGAAGACCTGTCCGGTTTACCGCCAGGCGATGAGCCCCAGCCGGCAGATCACTACTATCGCCTTGACCTGCCCTTAAAGCCACCGCACCCGGATGTGGCCTACATGGTGCGGCGCGCTGCAAGGGAACTGCAAATAGAAGCGGGTCAATTTGGCAGGGAACACAAAAAGATCATCAAAGAATTTATCGGTGGGCAAAAGTTATCCGCGGCCCTTGTGAAGGTCTTTAAACAGGTGTCAGCCTATATGAAGCGGTCACCATCGGCTTACTTGCTTGAGGCCCGTAAGTCGGGTCGGCTGGCTGCGTTTTCCATTGTCGATCTGGGTTCGGCTCACTATGCCTTTTACCAATTTAATTTTCGCTCTGCAAAAATGAGTGTGCCGGGTGCTTCTGATCTTCTGTTTGACGAAATGGTGCGGCTGGCGCAATCGAAGGGAATGCAGGCCATCAACCTGGGGCTGGGCGTTAACCGCGGTATCCGACGCTTTAAGGAAAAATGGGGCGGTCAGGCCTTTTTAAAACATCGCACGGTGCACATTCAACTCAGATCGGATACTGACCTTAGCAAATTGTCGAAAAAGCTTTAGGTTCAAAAATTAAGGTGTCAGGTTTCGGGTGTCAGGTGTCAGCCCTTCTAACCGACCCTGACACCTGACACCCGAAACCTTATGTATATAAACACCTGAAACCATCTGATTTAAGAATAAATCTGATCGGCTTCTGCCAGGCGGATATTATTAGTGGCCTCTTTCACTCTCTGAAACCAACGTCTGCGATCTGTTTTGGTTCCTTTACGCATGGTGGTAATGGAAGCCTGAATGACGTCATCTTCCAGTTTTTGCAGGGAGGTTAAAAAGCTCAGATACTGACCTTTTGAGGGAAATTGTTCTTTGATGATGCCGGCATATGTTGTTTGTTGTGATTTGAAAAGATCCCGGTAATGGTTGATGAGCAGCTCGATTTCGGGTAATTGGCGGCGCCTGATTTTTTCGGTGTAAAAGCCTTTTTTTTCTTTGTTCAAGACGTCTTTGGTCTTGATTTCAATCTGGCGGAACTCCCAGGCATAATCTTTGCCCTGGTCAATATTTTTTGCTGCTTCAAAAGCAAGCCGTTTGGTAAATAGAATATTTTTGCAGGTAAAACGCAGTCTCTGCTTATATTTGAAACGCTGATACAGATAAACGGGCAGCAGCAACATTTTCCAGTTCACGGCTACTTTTTTATCCGCCAGAAGAATTCTGGCGACTTTATCGGCCTGGTGATCCTCATGCTTCCAGATGGTGCGGTAATTTGTCATGGCGAGCAAGATATAGAGAACCCTGTCTAATGTCAACCGCTACATAGGGTCCCATTGTTATTCGTTTACTTGCTTTTAATGAGCGAGATGGTTATCGTATTTTCCTTGGTCAATAGTATATTTCAAGATCGATGCTTTCGGATAAACCACTATGACGCCATACTCTTTTGACGGCAAAAATGTTCTTGTCACCGGTGCCAGCGGCGGCCTGGGCTCTGCCATAGCGAAATTGCTGGCTGACAGGGGAGCGCAGTTGGTGGTCTCTTCTCGATCGGAAAAGGCGTTGGATGAGCTGATTTCACAATTGCCGCAAAAAGAAAATGCACGCGCTATTACCGCCGACCTGTCTCAACCCGGAGAGGCGACCCGGCTGGCGCAAGAAGCCAGTGCGGTGCTCGGTCATATTGATGTTCTGATCAACAATGCCGGTGTCGGCTATTTTGCCCTGATGGAAGAGACCAGCGAAGAAAACATTCGCCATCTTTTCGAGGTCAATACGGTTTCGCCTCTGGTGCTGATTAAAACCCTGTTGCCGCAGATGCAAAAAAGGGGCAGCGGTCGGGTGGTCAATATTTTATCCTGTGCCGGCCGGGTGCCCATTCCAACGGTAGGGGTCTATGGCGGCAGCAAGTCGGCATTGGCTGTTATGGCCAATACCATGCGCCTGGAACTTGACCCCCAAGGGATTGATGTTATCAATATTTATCCGGGCACGGTAGCCACTGCCTTTGAAGAACATGCTTTCAGGGAAGAAGAACGACCGGGGCTCTGTCCGCATGACATCTGCGGCGAGCCTCGCTTTCGAATTGCTCAAAAAGTTGTTGAAGCCGCTGCCGGCCCGCCGGGCGAAGTCTGGCTGGAACGGGCCGGCAAGTGGTTTTCAACGGCGGCGCTCATCTGGCCGAATTATGTTGATCGCCGCCTGTCATCATTGCGCGATCAGGTGCTTGAAAAGAAATCGCTTAAAAAACGGCCTTGGCGACTCTTTCAGGTGGAATCGGCGATTGCCTGTAATCTGAAGTGCGTCATGTGCCCCTGGAGAGAGATCGCCAAAAAATCCCAGAATCGCGGTATCATGACCCCGGAAATTTGGGATGCCATACGACCCTATTTAGATCAGGTGCAATCGGTTGATTTTACCGGTGGCGGTGAGCCCCTGCTCCAACCCCATCTGCCCGAATGGATTGCAGATGCCGTTCAAGCCGGATGTGAAACCGGTTTTTTATCCAACGGGCTGCTGCTCAAAGAGGACAAACTAAAGAAAATTCTGGCTGCCGGCATTAACTGGATTTGTATTTCCATGGATGGGGCTGATGCCGAGATGTACAACCAAATCCGGGTGGGGTCTAATTTTAATCGAGTTTGTGAAAACGTGGCCAACATCTCCAGGCTGCGCAGCAACAAGGTGCCCAAAACCATGCTCAATTTTGTTATCATGGACATAAACGCGCACCAGATGGAAGATATCGTGAAATTGGCGGATCGTCTGGGGGTGGATCAGATCAATTTCAAGCAATGTGATGTCATTCGCGATCAGGAGGGAAAAGGCTTTGGCCTTTTTGCCTCCGAGGAAACCAAAGAAATCCGGCGTCTGCAAAAATCGTTGGATAAAGCCCGGCGCCTGGCAAAAAAATTAGACATCGAAACGACGGCCTTCGCTTTTACACCTGAGGAACTGGCTGTATGCGAGCAGGATCCGCGCGATTCCCTGTTTATTCGATACGACGGCACGGTGGCGCCCTGTATCAATCTTGCACTCGGCGGACCGACCACATTCTTGGGAGAAGAAGTCACCATTCCTTCGGTCCACTATGGCAAGCTGCCGCAGGACGATTTAATGGATTTATGGGAGACAGAGAGCTGTCAATTCTACCGGCAGATATTCCAGGAAAGGGTTGAAAAATTCGATAATATCATCATGAACGGTCTGCTCGGTTCTTCGGGCAGCAACCGTGTGAAGGTGATGCGCCAGGCCCGGGAAGCCATGCCGGATCCGCCGAAGGGGTGTAATGTGTGTCACTACCTATATGATATATAAAGTTCCAAGGTTCAGAGGTTCAGGGTTCAAAGGTTCTGGTTTCAACGGTTCGGAGGTTCAAAGGCTCATAACCCAGAACGCAGAACGCTGAACCTTTGAACCTTATTTTAGATACCCGGAACACAGCCCGGGGCGCGGATCATCAAAACCGGAACACAGGCAGAGCGCAGCAAGCGGTCGGCCACGCTGCCCATTATCCAGCGGCTGACACCCGAACGGCCATGGCTGGCGATGACAATCAGGTCAACCTCATTTTTCTCTGCCCAGTGCGCCAGCGTATCGGCAACCATGCCCTCCAATACCTCATAATTAGGAACCACACCATCAAGACGGGTGTTTGCCACCATCCTTTTTAAATAGGCTTCGGCCGCTTGCGTGTGCTGCTTCTGCAGCTGCAATCGCTCTTCCTCACCAAAGCCGAATTCGCCTCTGGCCGGCACACTGGCCGGCAATTGAATTGGATTTACCACGCGGACAAATACCACATTGGTGATTTTACATCCGGTTGTAATGGCCTCCACATGCGGCATGACACATTCTGCCAGCTCCGAACCATCCAGCGGGACCATGATTTTGTTGTACAACATCAGTTGTTCTCCTATAGAAGTTGATTTGAGGTAACAATAGATATGTCAAAATATAAGAACGGTCATGCACAAGTGTCAATTCGGATGGCAGATGTCAGAAGTCAGAGGTCAGAGGTCAGATTTCAGAGGACTCAGGACTGAGTGCTGAGGACTGAGCAACACGAACGAATGTCAGTAACCAGAGGGCAAAGGTCAAGGGCCTTAACCATTGAACCCTGAACCTCTGAACCTTGAACGGTTATACCATCCCCCTGAAGGCCATGAAGGTGAGTGACAGAACTCCGGCGGTGACCAGGGCAATGGCGGTGTCCTGAAGTGGGCGCGGAACCCGGGCTAAAAGAATGCGCTCGCGTACGCCGGCAAACATGATGAGCGCCAGGCCGAAACCGACGGCGTAGCTGAAAGAGGCGACCAGCGCCTCGAGGAAATTGTATTCTTCATTGATGTTGATCAGGCAAGCGCCCATAACAGCGCAGTTGGTTGTGATCAGGGGCAGGAAAATGCCGAGGCCGGCATACAGACCCGGGATGCTTTTTTTAAGGAACATTTCGACAAATTGCACCAGCGAGGCAATCACCAGGATAAATGACACGGTTCGCAGGTATTCAAGACCCAATGCTTTCAGGAAATATCTATCGGTAAGCCAGGTGATGACGCCGGCCATAACGAGCACGAACACCACCGCCATGGCCATGCCGACGGCAGTTTCCATTTTCTTGGAAGTCCCCAGAAACGGGCAGTTACCCAAAAACTGGGCCAGCACAATATTGTTGATCAAGATACAGCTGATTGCCAGAACGATTAAATCGCCCATCGTCATCTCCTATTTTTTACCCACCAGATTCATCAGACAAAGCATCAAACCCAGCGCGACAAATGCACCCGGCGCTTCGACCATAAACGTAAACGGCTTGTAAGCCGGACCAAAGGTATTGTAAACCAGGCCCCAGTCCTTCCATAATGTCAGGTAACCGGTGCCCAAAAGTTCGCGTACAGCCGCCAACGCCGCAAGTGAAAGCGTAAAGCCGATGCCGATCCCCAGACCATCCAGCAGGGATCGAACCACACCGTTTTTAGAGGCAAAGGCTTCTGAACGACCCAGCACCACACAATTAACAACAATGAGCGGGATAAAAATGCCCAGTTTCAGAAATAGTGGATAGGCAAAGGCCTGCATGACCAGCTCTACAACGGTCACAAATGTGGCAATAATGACAATATAGCAGGCGATTCGGACCTTGGCCGGGATGACTTTGCGCAGCATGGATACCAGCACGTTGGAGCACACCAGCACAAAGGTGGTGGCAACACCCATTCCGATACCGTTTTCAACGGTTTTGGTTACGGCCAGCACCGGGCACAGGCCCAGGACTAAACGAAACGGCGGAACTTCATCCCATAAGCCTTTGGTAAATTCCTGTACAATTGATCGGGCCATCCATTGCTCCTATTATTTAAATTCGTTCAGCTTTGCGGTTAGCTGGGGTTTCGCTTTTTCAAATATTTTCAAGGCATCATTGGTTGCCGAAGTCACCGCGCGGGATGTAATCGTGGCGCCGCTGATGGCATTAATGCTGCCGCCGTCAGAGGTGACGTTGACCGGTTCTCCCAACGGCAGCTCTTTGAACTGGGCTGCAAAGCTTGGATCAGTTTTGGCTTTGGCACCCATGCCCGGCGTTTCAGCGTGGGTGGTTACGCCCACCCCCATGATCTGATTGTTCGAGACGTCAATACCGACCATCAAACCCACATCGCCGCCATAACCTTTACCGGAGGTTTCAAAAGTAATGGCGCGCGGCTCGCCGTCAAAAACACCCACAAAAAAGGTGTGCTCGATTTCATCGACCTTAAGTAGAAAGCGATCTACGATGGGGTCGTTGGTGGCCCCTTCCAAAATGGATCGGATGGCCGGACCTTTGACAAATTCAAGGACCTGGTTTTCAATGCGATCCTTGGTGTTATCGCGTATGGCGGCCAGCAGCCCTCCGGATAAGGTGGCCAGAATTGTCAGGACAAGCAGCATTTTTATCATTTCACGCATCTTATTCAACCTTTCCAAGTGCCGGGGGTCGGATTTTATCCAGCAGGGGGCTAATCAGATTGATGACCAGAATGGCCAGAATAACCCCATCCACCCAGGCGCCGATATTGCGGATCAGCACGGTCATAATCCCACCAACGGCGCCATAAATCAGCATGGGTATGAAATTGACGGGTGAAGACGAATCTTCGGTGGCCAGGAAAAAAGCGCCGATTAAGGTATAGCCGGTTAGCAGGTGAAAGGCCGGCGGCGCAAACTGGGCCGGATTGAACAGATTAAAGACGGTGGCTGTTAAATAGACACCGGCCAGGAAGGTGAGGGATATTTCCCAGCGGATAAAGCCTCTCAGCATCAGGTAGACGCCGCCGATGATAAGACCCAGACCAAAGGTCGCGCCGGGACCGCCCAGCTGCCGTCCCATGAGAAGATCCACCAGGTTGAAGTTGTCCGCCGAGGCGGCGCCGTAATATTTTACAGCCGCCAGCGGGTAAACGGTGGCAAATTCGAGATCGTAATTGAGCAGGGCGGCATCAAAGTCCAACAGGCTTCCCCATGAGAGCATCATCATTGCCAGTGCCAGCGCGACCGGATGAAAGGCGTTGCTGCCAATACCGCCAAATATTTGCTTGCCAACAACGACCACAATGAACGTGCCGGTGATGACCGCCCACCAGGGCATGGTGGCCGGAACGAGCATGGCAAACAGCATTCCCAGCCAGGCGGCGTTTCCGTCGCCGATGGTGATGGTTCTTTTGGTCACCAGGTTAATGGCCAGCTCCCAGATGATCGCTGAGGAGATCGCTAGGCAGACCACACCCAATGCCTGCATGCCATAGTGGTATAAGCCCAGCAAAAGCGCCGGCAGGGCGGCCAGCATGGTATGATAACTGCGCTCGGTTATCGAACGCCCGCTATGAAAGAACGGGGCATGGGATACGATTAATTTTTTCTGTCCTAGGGGTAATTGCTGCTCAAGCATGTCTCTTTTCTCAAGCATTCGCTGCCTCCAACGTTTTTGCGCGTTCCAGCTCGTATTTTGCCAACTTGATATACTGCAAAATCGGGATTTGGGATACGCATACATAGCTGCAAAGGCCGCAATCGATACACGAATATAAATCGTAGTTGTCGGCGGCCTCTTCATATTGGTTGGCTTCCAGAAATCGAACCAGCATGTTGACCTGAATCTT is from Desulfobacterales bacterium and encodes:
- a CDS encoding pseudouridine synthase; this encodes STVSRSGRTAETQWAIKDQFKQFALLEVTLKTGRTHQIRVHCASIQHPIVGDKVYRPRKLEKTIARQSRRPDEILQVLKSARRQMLHAWRLGLAHPQSDEWMVFESPLPPDMAQLIKQIQEAGL
- a CDS encoding calcium/sodium antiporter, which produces MLLYIVLCLIGFVLLYFGAEWLVKGSSSLARSLGVTPIVIGLTVVAFGTSAPELVVSLISSIKGKSMIAVGNVIGSNICNIALVLGLSALFNPIKSDPSVIRRDIPIMLGISLYLLVLSLNSTLGRIEGATLFGGIIAYTFINYYLAKKETRQAGGGEMTAAIESELEDIGYIASRSKQILLVVVGIAGVVGGAQMVVESAVYIMTELGVSEKFIGLTIVAFGTSLPELATSVVAAMRGEMDISIGNLVGSNVFNIMSVLGAASLVRPIPIPGGFFESGLWIDYLVMLFTSFLPWLLMRRTYTVDRKGGALLLACYVGYLTYLIIKA
- a CDS encoding putative sulfate exporter family transporter; its protein translation is MSNGNNRTPLLQNEDWWACFIGWFILLLAVWGVLPATPKIATWTSLTAAFPKGWSTVGTAIVLCLTMGILTFIGGIFMKYDLKNYIPGFTVIFAITVVSMVISKQAFIKKWGISYVLFALAFGLIISNIFKVPKMLKAAGQTEFFVKIGLVCMGATIMFSVVLKAGVFGVMQAVLVATVVWFGTYWICRKFKVSERFSSIIATANAICGVSASIAAGGAVQGDPKEVSYMVAWVLVCAVVLILVMPPIAAWLDLPTNQGGAWLGGVIDNTGAVIAAGEILRDKAGNPSQAAVEAAAMVKMAQNVMIGLVAFLMAIWATMSLEKKEGVEKPGFSEVWYRFPKFVVGFMVASLVVSFIIEPSMGKKAAKAVSKACKSYRSWFFAMCFVAIGLETDFKELVTVGGGRPAIAYWLSQTANAIWTLFISWVLWSGTFITPPILPD
- a CDS encoding NF038143 family protein, which gives rise to MEKPKMILIAEEKLAREVTLGVIVTRPLTVWHYIIPGMFIIDFLRRGSALKKYTENFLFPRKLAVDAAQALAQGEPEADVFEHIENDTRVWLNSLDLYSTGLLQAQVGAIKLLADHYGMLLKEDGLSVYALMKAAYQNQENLQTFFEELTAAEAEVDRELLAKKGENEKLKEKILAEQKQLEERRAKIIEEVF
- a CDS encoding NF038143 family protein, translating into MTEDYHKKYKIILEKEESRARTLALSLIKPKQLTVWEILIPVIFILNYVKLKHSREIFIQNQMFTKKMALDAALDMKKKDAPKTAVMAQIDSKTKELVASVPNGIYSDDIRQQQLSEVELLIDHYTALLSAPGMDHAALVTHAYQTAADYSSFLTTLQSAEKAVIDAAHRTLGSKADTQTAAKIESITENMRAAEVNNLYSPPSQP
- a CDS encoding NF038143 family protein, producing MTNYRTIWKHEDHQADKVARILLADKKVAVNWKMLLLPVYLYQRFKYKQRLRFTCKNILFTKRLAFEAAKNIDQGKDYAWEFRQIEIKTKDVLNKEKKGFYTEKIRRRQLPEIELLINHYRDLFKSQQTTYAGIIKEQFPSKGQYLSFLTSLQKLEDDVIQASITTMRKGTKTDRRRWFQRVKEATNNIRLAEADQIYS
- a CDS encoding SDR family NAD(P)-dependent oxidoreductase codes for the protein MTPYSFDGKNVLVTGASGGLGSAIAKLLADRGAQLVVSSRSEKALDELISQLPQKENARAITADLSQPGEATRLAQEASAVLGHIDVLINNAGVGYFALMEETSEENIRHLFEVNTVSPLVLIKTLLPQMQKRGSGRVVNILSCAGRVPIPTVGVYGGSKSALAVMANTMRLELDPQGIDVINIYPGTVATAFEEHAFREEERPGLCPHDICGEPRFRIAQKVVEAAAGPPGEVWLERAGKWFSTAALIWPNYVDRRLSSLRDQVLEKKSLKKRPWRLFQVESAIACNLKCVMCPWREIAKKSQNRGIMTPEIWDAIRPYLDQVQSVDFTGGGEPLLQPHLPEWIADAVQAGCETGFLSNGLLLKEDKLKKILAAGINWICISMDGADAEMYNQIRVGSNFNRVCENVANISRLRSNKVPKTMLNFVIMDINAHQMEDIVKLADRLGVDQINFKQCDVIRDQEGKGFGLFASEETKEIRRLQKSLDKARRLAKKLDIETTAFAFTPEELAVCEQDPRDSLFIRYDGTVAPCINLALGGPTTFLGEEVTIPSVHYGKLPQDDLMDLWETESCQFYRQIFQERVEKFDNIIMNGLLGSSGSNRVKVMRQAREAMPDPPKGCNVCHYLYDI
- a CDS encoding universal stress protein; protein product: MLYNKIMVPLDGSELAECVMPHVEAITTGCKITNVVFVRVVNPIQLPASVPARGEFGFGEEERLQLQKQHTQAAEAYLKRMVANTRLDGVVPNYEVLEGMVADTLAHWAEKNEVDLIVIASHGRSGVSRWIMGSVADRLLRSACVPVLMIRAPGCVPGI
- the rsxA gene encoding electron transport complex subunit RsxA, coding for MGDLIVLAISCILINNIVLAQFLGNCPFLGTSKKMETAVGMAMAVVFVLVMAGVITWLTDRYFLKALGLEYLRTVSFILVIASLVQFVEMFLKKSIPGLYAGLGIFLPLITTNCAVMGACLININEEYNFLEALVASFSYAVGFGLALIMFAGVRERILLARVPRPLQDTAIALVTAGVLSLTFMAFRGMV
- a CDS encoding electron transport complex subunit E, which gives rise to MARSIVQEFTKGLWDEVPPFRLVLGLCPVLAVTKTVENGIGMGVATTFVLVCSNVLVSMLRKVIPAKVRIACYIVIIATFVTVVELVMQAFAYPLFLKLGIFIPLIVVNCVVLGRSEAFASKNGVVRSLLDGLGIGIGFTLSLAALAAVRELLGTGYLTLWKDWGLVYNTFGPAYKPFTFMVEAPGAFVALGLMLCLMNLVGKK